From Xyrauchen texanus isolate HMW12.3.18 chromosome 9, RBS_HiC_50CHRs, whole genome shotgun sequence, the proteins below share one genomic window:
- the LOC127649221 gene encoding tetratricopeptide repeat protein 19, mitochondrial-like encodes MALNSYCRQFSAQIARIKHCVSDCAKNVSVSNLSLPRIKELQRPTSLFMPSSRFQSNWHRRRSWHCGVNAPCIGVNRHTNAAAFSKWSFAAWGAIAFSLFGSSDERTEEQKLEDELILLLKKAKYSMMIGELDAANVFLHKAVRLAHQMHNNDAIIYTYSLMANLAFVQGQLDNAEKLFKAAMSFMLSGGMPQDDNAVIEMSLKLASIYASQNKNELAEHGFQFCTESLESKIEKDKDLPPESLSDEKRKDTRLLLGLSLDARARYLASNRRFTGACRDYRHSLQICMEEQGESHPQTLVLMSDLASVLDLQGKHDEALVHVKRAVELGRAAGHPDQHVLLGNMAGILMHKGEFEESGKLYQEALALAHAAGDGEAVEQLQEGLKELANRKDGQTESNTVKQELKE; translated from the exons ATGGCGCTGAACTCATACTGTCGACAGTTTTCTGCACAGATAGCTCGCATAAAGCATTGTGTGAGCGACTGTGCGAAAAATGTATCCGTATCCAATTTATCTCTTCCAAGAATCAAAGAGCTGCAGCGGCCGACTAGCTTGTTTATGCCATCGAGCCGCTTTCAAAGCAACTGGCACAGGAGAAGGTCATGGCATTGCGGCGTTAATGCCCCATGCATCGGTGTGAACCGTCACACAAACGCAGCTGCCTTTAGCAAGTGGAGTTTTGCAGCATGGGGTGCAATTG CATTTTCACTTTTTGGAAGCTCTGACGAGAGGACAGAGGAACAAAAGCTTGAAGATGAGCTTATTCTACTCCTGAAGAAAGCCAAG TACAGCATGATGATTGGGGAACTGGATGCAGCCAATGTTTTTTTACACAAAGCCGTTCGACTCGCACACCAGATGCACAATAATGATGCCATCATATACACATACAGCCTG ATGGCGAATCTTGCCTTTGTTCAAGGTCAGCTGGATAAT GCTGAGAAACTGTTCAAAGCAGCCATGAGTTTCATGTTGTCTGGAGGAATGCCACAG GATGACAATGCAGTGATTGAAATGTCGCTGAAGCTGGCCAGCATATACGCATCTCAAAAcaa GAACGAGTTGGCAGAGCATGGCTTCCAGTTCTGCACAGAGTCTTTAGAGTCCAAGATTGAGAAAGACAAGGATCTTCCACCAGAAAGCCTGTCAG ATGAGAAGCGTAAAGACACCAGGTTGCTGCTGGGTCTTAGTCTGGATGCAAGGGCTCGTTATTTGGCATCTAATCGTCGTTTCACAGGGGCCTGCAGGGATTACCGGCATTCCCTGCAGATCTGCATGGAGGAGCAAGGAGAGTCCCACCCACAG ACCTTGGTTCTTATGAGTGACCTGGCAAGTGTGTTGGACCTGCAAGGGAAGCATGATGAGGCGCTGGTTCATGTGAAGAGGGCTGTTGAGCTTGGACGGGCAGCGGGCCATCCTGATCAGCATGTGCTGTTAGGAAATATGGCAGGAATTCTGATGCACAAAG GAGAGTTTGAGGAGTCTGGTAAACTGTATCAGGAAGCTTTGGCCCTGGCACATGCTGCTGGAGATGGAGAGGCTGTTGAGCAACTTCAGGAGGGACTGAAAGAACTGGCCAACAGGAAAGACGGGCAAACCGAGAGCAATACTGTGAAACAGGAGCTTAAGGAATGA